The DNA segment TACGCAATGGAAAACGGAAATAGACAATGGCAAATGCTGAAAGCATCGAGACCGTAATTTTCCCCACCGTAATCACGAGCGCCATAATAAAGCTATTCATCAACTGAATGCCAAACGGTGCTCCAGCGCTACCCACGCCCTGATGCCAAACCTGCGAAACGTTATGCCACAGCTGTGAACCGGGGATCAGCGTCATCGGCACATCAAACACCTGTTGCTTATCGAGCGTTGCAGCAACGAACGCCACATACAGCGGGAATAAAATCACCATCACGCCCAACACCAGCATAATGTGGCAAAACACATCTAAGCCTTTACGGTTCTCAATCATTGGTAACGTACCTTACGCTCAACGTAGCGGAATTGGATCAGGGTTAACGCAATGACCATCAGCATCAGAACCACCGACTGCGCGGCTGAGCTGGAAAGATCGAGCCCCGCAAATCCTTCACGGTAGATTTTATAAATAAGCGTTGTCGTGGATTGCCCTGGCCCACCGCCGGTGGCTGCATCAATAACCGGAAAGGTGTCGAAGAAGGCGTAAACCAGATTAACCACCAACAAGAAGAAGCTCACCGGAGAAATCAGCGGCAACACAATATGAAAGAAGCGGCGAATCGGCCCCGCACCATCGATGGCGGCAGCTTCGAGCAAAGACTTAGGCACAGACTGTAATGCGGCGAGGAAAAACAAGAAGTTATAGCTCATCTGTTTCCATACCGAGGCCAGCACCACCAAAAACATGGCCTGACCGCTGTTTTGTGCATGGTTCCAGTTATAGCCCATCGCACCAAGAAAATGCGATACCAACCCCAGCCCCGGATTAAACAAAAACATCCACAGCACGGCGGCGATAGTGGGCGCAACCGCGTAAGGCAAGATAAACAAGGTTTGATAAATGCGGCGACCGCGCAAAACATGATTCACCAGCGCGGCAAAAAATAGCGACAGCACCAATCCAAAAAACGTGACCAAGCCGCTAAACCATAGCGTGGTGCGAAACGCGCCCAAATAGTAAGGATCGTGCCAAAGCGAAACAAAGTTTTGCCAACCGACAAACTCACTGGAAAGGCCGAAAGGATCGAGACTTTGTACCGAATACCACAGCGCCTCACCCGCAGGCCACAGGAAGAAAATCGCGGTGATTAAAAGCTGTGGAGCCACCAGCGCATAGGGCAACCAGCTGCATTTAAACGTGGGAGTTAGGGAACTCATAACACCTCAAAATTTGCTACCAGATACAGGCACCTGCCAATCACCTCATCTCTAAGGCGATTGGCAAGGTAGAACCAAAAACTACTTCGCCGATTTTTCAAAGCGCTCTAACAGCTGATTGCCGCGTAATACCGCTTCATCCAGTGCCTGCTGTGGCGTTTTCTTACCGGTCCAAACACCCTCAAGTTCTTCATCAACCACGGTACGAATTTGCGGCATATTGCCTAAACGGACGCCCTTGGTGAACGCCAACGGCGGCTTGTTCAGCATTTGTCGCGTGGCGACATCTGCGCCCGGATTTTTATCATAGAAGCCCTGCTGTTTGGTCAGCTCATAGGCCGCCGTCGTGATCGGCAGATAGCCGGTTTTTTGATGCCATTCGGCGGCAATCTCTGGCTTGGCCAAGAATTGGAAGAACTCCGCTACGCCTTTGTAAGTTTCAGGCTTTTTGCCGTTCATCACCCACAGGCTAGCACCGCCGATAATGGCATTTTGCGGGGCATCTTTTGCGTCGGCGTCGTAGGGCATAAAGGCCACGCCGTAGTTAAATTTGGCATACTGTTTAATGTTGGCAAGCGAGCCGGAAGAGCCGGTCATCATGGCACAGTCGCCGTTATAGAATTTCGCCGTTGGCTCATCTTTACGGCCAAAGTAGCTGAAATCGCCTTTTTTGAGCATGTCGGACAGCAGCTGAATATGCTTCACCTGCAACGGCTTGTTAAACTCTAAACGCGCCGACGGGCCGCCAAAGCCGTTGTTTTCCGTGGCAAAAGGAACACCGTTCCACGCGCTGAAGTTTTCCAGTTGTACCCAGCCCTGCCAGCCAGACGCATATCCGCAGCTCATGCCGCTAGCGCGTAGCTTCGCCGCGTCGTCTGCCAGCGCCTGCCATG comes from the Hafnia alvei genome and includes:
- the ugpB gene encoding sn-glycerol-3-phosphate ABC transporter substrate-binding protein UgpB → MMNKTIKRSICSLAVTFCLSAPALAVTEIPFWHSMEAELGTEVDSLAQRFNQSQNEYKVVPVYKGDYEQSLAAGIAAFRAGKAPAILQVYEVGTATMMQAKQAIKPVYQVFKEAGIPFDESQFVPTVAGYYADNTSGQLLSQPFNSSTPVLYYNKDAFKKAGLNPDEPPKTWQALADDAAKLRASGMSCGYASGWQGWVQLENFSAWNGVPFATENNGFGGPSARLEFNKPLQVKHIQLLSDMLKKGDFSYFGRKDEPTAKFYNGDCAMMTGSSGSLANIKQYAKFNYGVAFMPYDADAKDAPQNAIIGGASLWVMNGKKPETYKGVAEFFQFLAKPEIAAEWHQKTGYLPITTAAYELTKQQGFYDKNPGADVATRQMLNKPPLAFTKGVRLGNMPQIRTVVDEELEGVWTGKKTPQQALDEAVLRGNQLLERFEKSAK
- the ugpA gene encoding sn-glycerol-3-phosphate ABC transporter permease UgpA; translated protein: MSSLTPTFKCSWLPYALVAPQLLITAIFFLWPAGEALWYSVQSLDPFGLSSEFVGWQNFVSLWHDPYYLGAFRTTLWFSGLVTFFGLVLSLFFAALVNHVLRGRRIYQTLFILPYAVAPTIAAVLWMFLFNPGLGLVSHFLGAMGYNWNHAQNSGQAMFLVVLASVWKQMSYNFLFFLAALQSVPKSLLEAAAIDGAGPIRRFFHIVLPLISPVSFFLLVVNLVYAFFDTFPVIDAATGGGPGQSTTTLIYKIYREGFAGLDLSSSAAQSVVLMLMVIALTLIQFRYVERKVRYQ